Proteins encoded by one window of Rutidosis leptorrhynchoides isolate AG116_Rl617_1_P2 chromosome 7, CSIRO_AGI_Rlap_v1, whole genome shotgun sequence:
- the LOC139859039 gene encoding uncharacterized protein — protein sequence MKVDLDFVLVPVELLVMVVYHVWLLCQIRHTPARTVIGMNAINRRFWVTYMMEDTYKTGVLAVQTLRNSMMASTMLASTSIMLSSLIAILMSGGATGRNTSTVTTTTTTPNDHYTGLTYGEDTKFRLIIKFFSILVCFLVSFLMNVQSIRCFNQASMFINVPYKRISNFTSQILTTEYVSSTVILGSYFWCLGLRAFYFSFPLFLWLFGAIPMFVSSIFLVSMLYFLDFAFDLGYIGDKNTTVEVTGSQSPNHFEIRTK from the exons ATGAAGGTCGATCTGGATTTTGTGTTAGTGCCAGTAGAATTGCTTGTTATGGTGGTGTATCACGTTTGGCTACTCTGTCAAATACGTCACACCCCTGCTCGCACTGTTATTGGTATGAATGCGATTAATCGTAGATTTTGGGTGACCTATATGATGGAG GACACATATAAAACCGGAGTTTTAGCAGTGCAAACATTGAGAAACAGCATGATGGCATCAACCATGTTGGCGTCCACATCCATCATGCTCAGCTCCCTTATCGCCATCCTCATGAGCGGAGGAGCCACCGGACGCAACACCAGTaccgtcaccaccaccaccaccacccccaaTGACCACTATACTGGACTAACTTATGGTGAAGATACCAAGTTCCGGTTAATCATCAAATTCTTTAGCATACTAGTCTGCTTCTTGGTCTCCTTCTTAATGAATGTTCAGTCAATTAGATGCTTCAACCAAGCCAGCATGTTCATTAATGTTCCTTACAAAAGGATCTCCAATTTCACCAGCCAAATCCTGACAACGGAGTACGTCAGTTCGACTGTGATCTTAGGAAGTTATTTTTGGTGTCTCGGCCTTCGTGCTTTTTACTTCTCTTTCCCATTGTTTTTATGGCTATTCGGTGCTATACCCATGTTCGTTTCATCCATTTTCTTGGTTTCAATGCTGTATTTTCTTGATTTCGCCTTCGATCTTGGATACATAGGTGATAAAAATACTACAGTTGAGGTAACCGGTTCACAGAGTCCGAACCATTTCGAGATTCGGACCAAGTAG
- the LOC139859040 gene encoding E3 ubiquitin-protein ligase SIS3-like, whose product MAIRNTGFKWYDGFFLMMIAFGIIMIGWSWRRYDKCRLPIHMWLVVDYAVIFIFRLLMFLDNAIVATIGLENGWQLSGKRLFERVVLLCITYAVLYPFIWVWTVLGVVWFASGWDCLPEKDQLWGFVTWLLFSFGGLICVAGNFVNKWLIRRRAHLRRTPRGTRVSEFKVLLNLIRQPTNLVYEAAVRESRFEQQATVYNPRTEMCRSVLALVDSFIQRLPIFFLRDIPTDCSDCPICLEEFSVGDMVRGLPCAHSFHLACIDKWLKVNLRCPRCRCLVFPILRPNTASAGPVGPDQSTVPTTQLVITQPCSMSYFMRMQSFFMPVRPDNLPEVDPSSSATRTSTSSNTDAPPCESTPSPSQSASPTSVSTNGQEIVEIVGESSVPVK is encoded by the exons ATGGCGATCAGAAACACTGGTTTCAAGTG GTACGATGGTTTCTTTTTGATGATGATCGCATTTGGCAT AATCATGATTGGCTGGAGTTGGAGACGATATGATAAATGTAGATTGCCAATTCATATGTGGCTAGTG GTTGATTATGCAGTTATTTTCATTTTTCGATTGTTGATGTTTCTGGATAATGCAATTGTAGCTACAATTGGATT GGAAAATGGCTGGCAGTTAAGCGGCAAACGTCTTTTTGAAAGAGTCGTGCTTCTGTGTATTACCTATGCAGTGCTGTATCCGTTTATTTGGGTATGGACTGTTTTAGGGGTTGTTTGGTTTGCTTCTGGATGGGATTGT TTGCCTGAGAAGGACCAGTTATGGGGTTTTGTTACATGGTTACTTTTCAGTTTCGGTGGGCTCATTTGCGTTGCTGGTAACTTTGTGAATAAG TGGTTAATAAGAAGGCGAGCTCATTTAAGGAGGACTCCACGAGGGACTCGTGTTTCAGAATTTAAG GTGTTGCTTAACCTGATTCGTCAACCAACTAATTTGGTATATGAAGCTGCTGTTCGTGAGAGTAGATTCGAACAACAAGCCACTGTCTATAATCCAAGAACTGAGATGTGTCGATCCGTG TTGGCATTAGTGGATTCGTTCATTCAACGACTTCCAATTTTTTTTCTAAGAGACATCCCGACCGACTGTAGTGACTGCCCAATTTGCTTGGAAGAGTTCAGTGTTGGAGACatg GTTCGTGGCCTACCTTGCGCTCATAGCTTTCATTTAGCATGCATCGATAAATGGCTTAAAGTGAATTTGAGATGCCCTCGATGCCGTTGTTTAGTCTTCCCCATTCTCAGACCGAATACCGCATCTGCAGGCCCAGTTGGCCCTGACCAATCAACGGTCCCAACAACTCAACTCGTGATAACGCAACCATGTAGCATGAGTTACTTTATGAGAATGCAAAGTTTTTTCATGCCAGTCCGACCAGATAATCTACCGGAAGTGGACCCCAGCTCGAGCGCCACCCGTACCTCCACTTCAAGCAATACTGACGCACCACCATGTGAGTCAACCCCAAGCCCGAGCCAGAGTGCAAGTCCCACCTCCGTTTCCACCAATGGTCAAGAAATTGTTGAAATAGTAGGTGAATCCTCGGTGCCAGTTAAGTAA